From a single Sediminibacterium sp. KACHI17 genomic region:
- a CDS encoding TonB-dependent receptor has translation MRKGLMLLWFALLSSTLLLAQTRIIKGRVIDEKGNPIPNASIQVKGTKLGTTADADGNFSLTAPSSAKMLVASSLNFSKKDVAIGNASMLTITLASSDSNLEEVVVMGYSTLRKANLTGSVAKVAGAEIESRPNLSFDQALTGKAAGVQVSTSSGLIGAPVNIRVRGASSISSGSQPLIVMDGVPLIQGDNGQLYNPTNALADINPNDIESVEVLKDASAASIYGSRASGGVLLITTKKGKSGAPKVTYNAYVGYSEPARMIKVLDGSQYTTVINGMRTNAGLTPSASNGDYNGDGKTDNTNWQDEIYRKGLTHDHQVGISGGSERTTYYASLGFNDFENYMIVNRQKRAAARLNLTTKVTNWFEIGIKSQFTRTTLYGLGSGTGGALSGVPFGPLTAYPNVPVYDASGAYYIGNGGNTVAQNTPNPVAVQNLNYDTRDNRRFINSVYGEISIIKGLKLKSQYNTDMQIGFTDQYWDPAVGDGQGLAGVAQTVATDSRVWSWFNTLNYNKRIGDHDLGVLAGAEYTKSYATFNYIFGTGLNDPLIRIITPANFASTGAENGIDVNNGLASYFGGLNYSYKNKYLASFNMRSDAYSGFGKTNRWGYFPSGSAAWKISEEAFWKSRFVNELKIRASYGITGNSNIGNYPSLATFTPTQYANIASLNLNNPGNSNLRWEQTGQFDIGFDAMIGKGISVVVDYYRKKTKDLILDNPILATVGFPGNTITQNIGSIQSSGFELALSVPVINKRDFKWNINFNGATNKTKVISTNAFNNDIFGGNSIVRPGYNMSAFYLIRWAGVNPANGFPTFYDATGTVKQYNHSAPTASRWTRVSDGTVTSAITAVDRVVLNDKTPYPKFFGGLSQNFTYKQLDLSFDLQYSFGAYTYNNTLQNLVLMTGTRNKSVEILKAWQKAGDQTDVPRWYFGENQSTLASTRFLEKADFVRMRNIQVGYTLPKKLLDKAKISNLRMYAQIQNAFTITGYRGMDPESNANGNVNIGLGIDAFRPYLARTFTFGINLGL, from the coding sequence ATGAGAAAAGGCTTAATGCTCTTATGGTTTGCCTTGCTTTCGAGCACATTATTGCTCGCGCAAACACGCATAATCAAAGGGAGGGTAATTGATGAAAAAGGTAATCCTATACCAAATGCTTCAATCCAAGTAAAAGGAACAAAACTTGGCACCACTGCAGATGCAGATGGTAATTTTTCGTTAACAGCTCCCTCTAGTGCAAAAATGCTAGTTGCTTCATCTCTCAATTTTTCCAAAAAAGATGTAGCTATTGGTAATGCAAGTATGCTGACAATCACGCTAGCTTCATCTGATTCTAATTTGGAAGAAGTTGTTGTGATGGGATATTCAACTCTTCGAAAAGCAAATTTAACAGGTTCAGTTGCTAAAGTAGCTGGTGCTGAAATTGAAAGTAGGCCTAACCTCAGTTTTGATCAGGCACTTACCGGAAAAGCAGCGGGGGTTCAGGTAAGTACTTCCTCTGGTTTAATCGGAGCTCCTGTTAATATTCGTGTTCGTGGAGCATCTTCTATCTCTTCTGGAAGTCAGCCATTAATTGTAATGGATGGGGTTCCTTTGATTCAAGGTGATAATGGACAGCTTTATAATCCAACAAACGCTTTAGCAGATATTAATCCGAATGATATTGAAAGTGTAGAAGTGCTGAAAGACGCTTCTGCAGCTTCTATTTATGGAAGCAGAGCTTCAGGTGGGGTATTACTGATTACAACAAAAAAAGGTAAATCAGGGGCACCTAAAGTAACCTATAACGCCTATGTTGGATATAGTGAGCCTGCAAGGATGATAAAAGTTTTAGATGGATCTCAATATACTACTGTAATAAATGGAATGCGAACTAATGCAGGTTTAACACCTTCTGCTTCAAATGGTGACTATAACGGAGACGGTAAAACAGATAATACAAATTGGCAAGATGAAATTTATAGAAAAGGTCTTACGCATGATCATCAGGTAGGTATCAGTGGTGGATCAGAAAGAACTACTTACTATGCTTCCCTTGGCTTTAATGACTTCGAAAATTATATGATTGTGAATAGGCAAAAAAGAGCTGCAGCGCGCTTGAATCTCACAACAAAGGTTACAAACTGGTTTGAGATTGGAATTAAAAGTCAATTTACTAGGACTACTTTATATGGTTTGGGTTCAGGAACAGGCGGAGCTTTGAGTGGTGTTCCTTTTGGCCCCTTGACCGCTTATCCTAACGTTCCAGTATATGATGCATCAGGTGCTTATTATATTGGAAATGGCGGAAATACGGTTGCACAAAATACTCCTAATCCAGTTGCTGTTCAAAATCTTAACTATGATACAAGGGATAATAGACGATTTATTAATAGTGTATATGGTGAAATCTCAATTATAAAAGGGCTGAAGTTGAAATCTCAATACAATACTGATATGCAAATCGGTTTTACTGATCAGTATTGGGATCCTGCAGTAGGAGATGGACAAGGGTTAGCTGGCGTTGCTCAGACGGTGGCTACTGATTCTAGAGTATGGAGTTGGTTCAATACCTTGAATTATAATAAAAGAATCGGCGATCATGATCTGGGAGTTTTAGCCGGAGCTGAGTATACTAAAAGCTATGCGACATTTAATTACATCTTCGGGACGGGATTAAATGATCCTTTAATTCGAATTATCACTCCTGCAAATTTCGCGTCTACCGGAGCTGAAAATGGAATTGATGTTAATAATGGGTTAGCCTCTTATTTCGGTGGGTTGAACTATAGTTATAAGAACAAATATTTGGCAAGCTTCAATATGAGAAGCGATGCTTATTCAGGATTCGGTAAAACAAATCGATGGGGTTATTTTCCTTCAGGGTCAGCAGCCTGGAAGATTTCAGAAGAAGCATTTTGGAAATCTAGATTTGTCAATGAACTTAAGATCAGGGCTAGTTATGGTATAACAGGTAACTCAAATATTGGAAACTATCCAAGTCTCGCAACTTTTACTCCTACACAATATGCAAATATTGCATCATTGAATTTAAATAATCCTGGTAATAGTAATCTTCGCTGGGAACAGACAGGACAATTCGATATAGGCTTTGATGCAATGATTGGAAAAGGCATTAGTGTTGTTGTAGACTATTACAGGAAAAAAACAAAAGATTTGATTTTAGATAATCCAATACTGGCAACAGTTGGATTTCCTGGGAATACGATTACCCAAAATATAGGAAGCATTCAATCATCAGGGTTTGAGCTTGCTTTAAGTGTTCCTGTTATTAATAAAAGAGATTTTAAATGGAACATCAACTTCAATGGGGCTACTAATAAGACAAAGGTGATTTCGACAAATGCATTTAATAATGACATATTTGGAGGAAACAGCATTGTCAGACCAGGTTACAATATGAGTGCGTTTTATCTAATTCGTTGGGCAGGTGTGAATCCGGCTAATGGATTCCCAACATTCTATGATGCAACTGGAACAGTTAAACAATATAATCATTCAGCACCTACTGCAAGTAGATGGACAAGAGTTAGTGATGGTACAGTGACTTCTGCTATCACAGCGGTAGACCGAGTTGTTTTGAATGATAAAACACCATATCCTAAGTTTTTTGGAGGATTGTCTCAAAACTTTACATATAAGCAGTTAGACCTCTCATTTGACTTACAGTATTCATTTGGTGCTTATACTTATAACAACACGCTTCAGAATTTAGTATTGATGACCGGAACACGAAATAAAAGTGTAGAGATTTTAAAGGCTTGGCAAAAAGCGGGAGATCAAACTGATGTACCTAGATGGTATTTTGGAGAAAATCAGTCTACACTAGCTTCAACTAGATTCTTAGAGAAAGCAGACTTTGTTAGAATGAGAAATATACAAGTTGGCTATACTTTACCAAAGAAACTATTGGATAAAGCGAAAATTTCGAATTTGAGAATGTACGCGCAAATTCAGAATGCGTTTACAATTACTGGTTATAGAGGTATGGATCCCGAGAGTAATGCAAATGGAAATGTGAATATTGGTTTAGGAATAGATGCTTTCAGACCTTATCTGGCTCGAACGTTCACATTTGGAATCAACTTAGGTTTATAA
- a CDS encoding RagB/SusD family nutrient uptake outer membrane protein, with product MKRVIIISFLTVGIIFSSCQKEVTEIVPPDRISSSLAFSTATKMEASIMGAYNSLQSADFLSGRALVYVDLLGNDIYDRSNFFGDLPRFNLLSNAGIPGGIWNAGYASIATANRAIAGVTANPGVVSAAKAKEFIAECLFVRAISHFYLVNFFAQPYGFTADGSHIGIPLITENFTSNDPAANKPRSTVAQVYTSIISDLNAALADLPATYGASSSYASKTRATKAAAASLLARVYLYKGDYANAKSMSLNVINGQYGSFTLNSSPNGAFGPGNYQTAETIWSIPNNATDNPNTNNALPQHYYPSGRGDLAISSNFINIATNTYFALDDRRRSMIISGTTPTTASSLFTNKYPDVATRSDWSPVIRYAEVLLTYAEASAQVASVVDADAIAKLNLVRDRARVSAPQYTVASFTSKSDLINAILGERRIELAFEGHRFWDIMRIKGTVTNKFDGDGVTVLPAQAFGANKSVFPIPQGEVDKSNGVLIQNSGY from the coding sequence ATGAAAAGAGTTATAATTATTTCATTTTTGACAGTAGGAATTATTTTCTCATCCTGTCAAAAAGAGGTTACTGAAATTGTACCTCCTGATCGTATATCATCAAGTCTAGCATTTAGCACTGCCACTAAAATGGAGGCCTCTATTATGGGTGCTTATAATAGTTTGCAAAGTGCTGATTTTTTATCTGGGCGTGCATTAGTATATGTAGATCTTCTTGGGAATGATATTTATGATCGTTCTAACTTCTTCGGAGATCTTCCTAGGTTCAATTTGTTATCTAATGCAGGGATACCAGGTGGTATTTGGAATGCAGGGTATGCTTCGATCGCAACTGCTAATAGGGCAATTGCTGGTGTTACAGCAAACCCAGGAGTAGTTAGTGCAGCTAAAGCAAAGGAGTTTATTGCTGAATGTTTATTTGTTCGTGCAATAAGTCATTTTTATTTAGTTAACTTCTTTGCACAACCGTATGGTTTCACAGCTGATGGATCTCATATTGGGATTCCATTGATTACTGAAAATTTCACTTCAAATGATCCAGCTGCAAATAAACCTCGTTCAACTGTTGCACAAGTATATACTTCTATAATTAGTGATTTGAATGCTGCTTTGGCAGATTTACCTGCTACGTATGGTGCATCATCATCTTATGCATCAAAAACAAGAGCTACTAAGGCAGCAGCAGCTTCTCTGTTGGCTCGCGTATATTTATATAAAGGAGATTATGCCAATGCTAAATCAATGAGCTTAAATGTTATCAATGGTCAATATGGTTCATTTACATTGAATTCTTCTCCCAATGGTGCTTTTGGTCCGGGAAATTATCAAACAGCTGAAACTATCTGGAGTATTCCCAATAATGCTACTGATAACCCTAATACCAATAATGCACTTCCGCAACATTATTATCCTAGTGGCAGAGGTGATCTCGCTATTTCGTCAAACTTTATTAACATAGCAACAAATACTTATTTCGCGTTAGATGATAGAAGAAGAAGTATGATCATTTCAGGCACGACACCAACCACTGCTTCGAGTTTATTTACGAACAAATATCCAGACGTGGCTACTAGATCTGATTGGTCTCCAGTAATAAGATATGCTGAAGTGTTGTTAACATATGCTGAGGCATCTGCACAAGTAGCTTCAGTAGTTGATGCTGATGCTATTGCAAAACTTAATTTGGTTAGAGACCGCGCTAGAGTGAGTGCACCTCAATATACGGTTGCCAGCTTTACTTCTAAATCTGACTTAATTAATGCAATACTTGGTGAGCGAAGAATTGAACTAGCATTTGAAGGTCATCGCTTTTGGGATATAATGCGTATCAAAGGAACTGTTACCAATAAATTTGATGGTGATGGTGTAACGGTTTTACCAGCACAGGCATTTGGGGCAAATAAATCTGTTTTTCCTATACCTCAAGGAGAAGTTGATAAAAGTAATGGTGTATTAATTCAAAATTCTGGATACTAA
- a CDS encoding retroviral-like aspartic protease family protein, which produces MKQFIYAMLLLGICIPDVVLSQSACSCFLLTEQKGKLAVEKVTIDNNRVEVLSDPSIVAPVFSMGEGMNGDMVKKERRGGMIIAQCKDNQLKLKFKTASGEEKPLPDMDIRVLRQMNIRINVVSGDGTKKAFLIEKYDQVKDADGPVMDMFGGKIPIQNGDFILTTETRKASTVSTLLKGKIPFQFKNGWMMLPVQLNNGNRLEFVLDMAATSTVIDASVLPSNTEIVKMETIAYSDKDTTKSSASMQGATGQVDTDFFLGKALLQNFRLNDLLMNDVNASVLKSFPEKLKKAGVVGIIGTDILKKSGVCTIQFTSETEGTIVLGESEIGTNVAATRMPFNIAGGLLFIDGKIQGKPLKFVMDTGARESILSQSFVTLTNISYKTMSTDKMITGIDGKPQKSSIISLKDVAVGNYMMKDTRMILGNVAALSSYGLSASSAILGMDFFHQFTRIQIDFSNQQLLLQH; this is translated from the coding sequence ATGAAACAATTCATTTACGCAATGCTACTATTGGGTATTTGTATACCAGATGTAGTCCTATCACAATCAGCATGTAGTTGTTTTCTTCTGACCGAACAGAAAGGTAAGTTGGCAGTTGAGAAAGTTACCATTGATAATAATCGTGTAGAAGTACTAAGTGATCCATCAATAGTAGCACCAGTTTTTAGTATGGGTGAAGGCATGAATGGAGATATGGTAAAAAAAGAAAGAAGGGGTGGTATGATCATTGCGCAGTGTAAGGACAATCAACTCAAATTGAAATTTAAGACTGCTTCTGGAGAAGAAAAACCTTTACCTGATATGGATATTCGGGTGCTGAGACAAATGAATATTCGTATTAATGTTGTATCCGGAGACGGCACTAAGAAAGCTTTTCTTATTGAAAAATATGATCAGGTTAAAGATGCAGATGGACCGGTTATGGACATGTTTGGTGGAAAAATTCCTATACAAAATGGAGATTTTATTTTAACTACTGAAACCAGAAAAGCTAGTACAGTATCAACATTGTTGAAAGGAAAAATACCTTTTCAATTTAAAAATGGTTGGATGATGTTACCTGTGCAGCTGAATAATGGAAATCGACTTGAATTTGTACTAGATATGGCCGCAACCTCTACAGTTATTGACGCATCCGTCTTGCCGTCAAATACCGAGATCGTAAAAATGGAAACAATAGCCTACTCTGATAAAGATACTACAAAGTCTAGTGCTAGCATGCAAGGTGCGACCGGACAGGTAGACACAGATTTTTTTTTAGGTAAAGCATTGTTACAAAATTTTCGTCTTAATGATCTTTTGATGAATGATGTAAATGCTAGCGTTTTGAAATCTTTTCCTGAAAAGCTTAAAAAAGCTGGTGTAGTTGGTATCATTGGTACTGATATCTTAAAAAAGTCGGGAGTTTGTACAATTCAATTTACTTCAGAAACAGAAGGAACTATTGTCCTTGGCGAAAGTGAAATTGGAACCAATGTCGCCGCAACACGAATGCCATTCAACATAGCCGGAGGATTATTATTCATTGATGGTAAAATACAAGGAAAGCCATTGAAATTTGTGATGGATACTGGAGCAAGAGAAAGTATTTTAAGTCAGTCGTTTGTAACCTTGACTAATATCTCTTATAAAACTATGTCTACTGATAAAATGATTACTGGTATAGATGGAAAACCTCAAAAGAGTAGCATTATTTCTTTAAAAGATGTAGCAGTAGGAAATTATATGATGAAGGATACAAGAATGATTTTGGGTAATGTAGCTGCATTGAGTTCTTACGGGTTATCTGCTAGCAGTGCTATATTAGGAATGGACTTTTTTCATCAGTTTACAAGAATCCAGATTGATTTTTCTAATCAACAACTACTTCTGCAGCATTAA
- a CDS encoding DUF5700 domain-containing putative Zn-dependent protease, translating into MSFAKYHYSLRSRFTKMMIIALLILSINKSPIQAQQVKIDFTGVQLFWPIEALLSKDLLPDSTTWKQLFDAPFYSFYAKWGQERYMKRMIMTAFMPSRKNICDSLVRENKWEKQVLEHLKKAKAKKNHIDSFARELQKRNLFEEAKEKASPYLTKVALSQEIKPTIGFGLFHPQSNANDQAIVIDLLSVDEDNLIAVLGHEIHHFYTYSFRKKIHLNETDDAGPLLNAIFQLQLEGIADLINIEWFLSHPNTSNSFLYNLYSEHYNNPYKNLEKVDTLLIAIADTPSLMKTNAVIIRSLFPLGAHPHGYYMAKTILQVKGRKSLLRVLYNPFDFIRLYNKTAKKSKSRFHFSDKSMILFAQLEKKYISN; encoded by the coding sequence ATGAGCTTTGCTAAATATCATTACAGCTTGAGAAGTCGGTTTACAAAAATGATGATCATTGCACTATTAATCCTTTCAATCAATAAATCGCCAATACAAGCACAACAAGTAAAAATTGATTTTACAGGCGTTCAACTATTTTGGCCAATTGAAGCGCTATTATCTAAAGATCTGCTTCCGGATAGTACCACTTGGAAACAACTATTTGATGCTCCGTTTTATTCATTTTATGCCAAATGGGGGCAAGAACGCTATATGAAGAGAATGATAATGACAGCGTTTATGCCTTCTAGGAAAAATATCTGTGACAGCCTCGTAAGAGAAAATAAATGGGAAAAGCAGGTATTAGAACACTTGAAAAAGGCTAAAGCAAAAAAAAATCATATTGATTCATTTGCACGAGAATTGCAAAAGAGAAATTTATTTGAAGAAGCAAAAGAAAAAGCCAGTCCTTATCTTACTAAAGTTGCACTATCACAAGAAATAAAACCAACAATTGGATTCGGTTTGTTTCATCCCCAATCTAATGCAAATGATCAAGCCATAGTAATAGATCTATTGTCTGTTGATGAAGACAATCTTATTGCTGTATTAGGTCATGAAATACATCATTTTTATACTTATTCTTTCAGAAAAAAAATACACCTGAATGAAACAGACGATGCTGGACCATTACTCAATGCTATTTTTCAACTTCAGCTCGAAGGGATAGCCGATCTCATCAATATAGAATGGTTCTTGTCACATCCCAATACTAGTAACAGTTTTTTGTATAACTTGTACTCAGAACATTATAATAACCCTTATAAAAATTTAGAAAAAGTAGATACACTCTTAATAGCTATTGCTGATACTCCCTCTCTCATGAAAACAAATGCTGTTATCATTCGCAGTCTATTTCCATTGGGCGCTCATCCGCATGGTTATTACATGGCCAAGACAATACTACAAGTAAAGGGAAGGAAGAGCCTATTAAGGGTTTTATACAATCCATTTGATTTTATCAGACTTTATAATAAAACAGCTAAAAAGTCTAAAAGCCGATTTCATTTCTCTGATAAATCAATGATCTTATTTGCTCAATTAGAGAAAAAATATATCAGCAATTAA